The Agromyces sp. G08B096 DNA window GGCGTCGGCGCCCGGCACGGCACCGTGCTCGCCGCCGTCGACCGCAACCTCGGCGACAAGATCGGGCTCGAGGCCGCCCGGTCGAGCCTCGAGGACCTCGACGTGGCCGAGGTCGCCATCGAGCTGTCGATGCGCGAGGTCGGGCACCAGGCGGCGCTCGCCGCGACGGCCCGCGCGGTGCGGCCGACGCTCATGGACTACCTGGCATGACCCGCCTCGACTTCCTGGCGCCGCCGTACGGGTTCACCTCGACGGCGTTCGAGCTCGTCGCGGTCGGCGGCTCCGACGGGCTCGCCGCCCTCCGCGAGGCGGCGGGCAGTGCGCGGCTGTTCGTGCTCGAGGCGGCCCGGCACCTGCCGTCGTACCGCCCCGAGCTGCCCGCGATCGACGTCGAGGAGCTCGGCGGCCGGGAAGGCCTCGCGCTCTACCTCGTGGTGAACCCGTCGGGCGAGGCGATCACGGTGAACCTCGCCGCCCCGATCCTGGTCGCCGCCGACGGGCGAGCGCGCCAGGTCATCCTCGACCGCGGCGGCTGGCCGATGCGGATGCCCCTCGCCGAGGTGCTCGCGGCCGCGTAGCCGGCCGGACGGGTCAGTTCCCGGGTCTCGCGAGCAAGCGCGCGAGCGCGGCGGCCGCCTCGGGCGAGGCATCCACGGCGGCCTCGCGATTGGCGGAGGCGACGTCGACGACGATCTCCTCGCGCTGGATGCGGCGATCCCGCGGGGCGTGGATGCCGAGGCGCACCGAGTTGTCGCCCCGCACCTCCAGCAC harbors:
- the fliW gene encoding flagellar assembly protein FliW, which translates into the protein MTRLDFLAPPYGFTSTAFELVAVGGSDGLAALREAAGSARLFVLEAARHLPSYRPELPAIDVEELGGREGLALYLVVNPSGEAITVNLAAPILVAADGRARQVILDRGGWPMRMPLAEVLAAA
- a CDS encoding carbon storage regulator, whose protein sequence is MLVLTRKSNERVLIGDDIVVTVLEVRGDNSVRLGIHAPRDRRIQREEIVVDVASANREAAVDASPEAAAALARLLARPGN